In Haemorhous mexicanus isolate bHaeMex1 chromosome 6, bHaeMex1.pri, whole genome shotgun sequence, a single window of DNA contains:
- the PPP4R4 gene encoding serine/threonine-protein phosphatase 4 regulatory subunit 4 isoform X3 has translation MRQNPAETLRRVLPKIREVLHVAGVEMQLTAAVSFLTVLQEESVSIHTYSHSFLHIILQNLEHRDAGVSNAWLETLLAVIEALPKETVRHEILNPLVSKAQLSQTLQSRLVSCKIMGKVANKFEAHIVKREVLPLVKSLCQDVEYEVRACMCRQLELVARGIGTELTKTVVLPELVELARDEGSSVRLAAFETLVNLLDMFDADDRSQTVLPLVKSFCEKSFKTDESILVSLSFHLGKLCNGLYGIFTPEQHLRFLEFYKKLSTLGLQQENGHNNNQLHLQTLEQEKKYISVRKNCAYNFPAMIVFVDPKNFHLELYSIFFCLCHDPEVPVRYTMAISFFEVAKLLNSDVYTIHKELVTLLQDESLEVLDALVGHLPEILELMTNRGENNGSESKLLSIPDLIPALTTAEQRAATSLKWRTHEKLLQKYACLPHIISSDQIYYRFLHRMLTIILTNNVLPVQKAAARTLCVYLRYNRKQEQRHEVIQKLIEQLGQGKSYWNRLRFLDTCEFIMELFSKSFFCKYFFLPVLELTHDPVANVRMKLCCLLPKVKSTLKIPTDKHLLQQLELCIRKLLCQEKDKDVLTIVKRTVLELDRMEISVDAFQKRFYENDLLDQEKERQEQLLLEVEQLEKEKQKNEGRSTNINDKMFEKKRRDSKTSSVLAKSINLSISGSSSGTSAGKEEKKSKLVRSQSFSTQVLHPKYSNIDKCPNKNSATGYTSSVPGMGKNCMLSFSDDSFRTRAAGNGGNAAFPSSSSRNLFNSADQKSSGNKESQSRKMSIKNRKSNS, from the exons ATGCGACAGAATCCTGCAGAAACTCTTCGTCGGGTTCTACCAAAAATCAGA GAGGTTCTGCATGTTGCAGGAGTGGAAATGCAGTTAacagctgctgtttcttttttgaCTGTTCTGCAAGAGGAGTCGGTGTCCATTCATACGTACTCCCACTCCTTCCTACACATCATTCTCCAGAACCTGGAACACAGAGATGCAG GTGTCAGCAATGCATGGTTAGAAACTCTTCTTGCTGTAATAGAAGCTTTACCAAAAGAAACTGTCAGACATGAG atTCTGAATCCACTTGTTTCCAAAGCACaactttctcaaacacttcagTCCCGCTTAGTTAGTTGTAAAATCATGGGAAAAGTAGCTAACAAATTTGAAGCTCATAT TGTTAAAAGAGAGGTTCTTCCATTGGTAAaatccctgtgccaggatgTGGAATACGAGGTTAGAGCTTGCATGTGTCGGCAGCTGGAACTCGTAGCTCGAGGAATAGG GACAGAACTAACAAAAACTGTGGTGCTTCCTGAGCTAGTGGAGCTGGCACGAGATGAGGGCAGCAGTGTACGCCTGGCAGCTTTTGAGACCTTGGTGAACCTGCTGGATATGTTTGATGCAG acgATCGGAGTCAAACTGTTCTCCCATTAGTGAAATCATTCTGTGAAAAATCCTTCAAAACAGATGAATCTATCCTAGTTTCTTTATCTTTCCATTTAGGGAAACTGTGTAATGGATTATATG gcATTTTTACTCCTGAACAGCACTTGCGGTTTTTGGAATTTTATAAGAAGCTTTCCACACTGGGtttacagcaggaaaatgggCATAATAATAATCAACTACATCTGCAAACCctggaacaggaaaagaaatatatttcagtGAGGAAGAACTGTGCTTACAATTTTCCA GCCATGATTGTTTTTGTGGATCCCAAGAACTTCCATTTAGAACTTTATTCTATATTCTTCTGCCTTTGTCATGACCCTGAAGTTCCTGTCAGATATACCATGGCCATAAGTTTCTTTGAA GTTGCTAAGCTTTTAAATTCTGATGTGTATACAATACATAAAGAACTGGTTACACTATTACAGGATGAGTCACTGGAG GTGTTGGATGCCCTAGTAGGTCACCTTCCTGAAATCCTTGAACTAATGACTAATAGAGGAGAAAACAATGGATCAGAAAGCAAG TTACTCTCTATTCCTGACTTGATTCCTGCATTAACAACAGCAGAACAGAGAGCAGCAACTTCTTTAAAATGGAGAACACATGAGAAGTTACTACAAAAATATGCATGTCTCCCTCATATCATATCAAGTGATCAGATCTATTACCGTTTTCTTCACAGGATGTTGACAATCATTTTGACAAAT AATGTCCTGCCGGTGCAGAAAGCAGCTGCTCGGACCCTGTGCGTGTATTTGCGCTACAATCGCAAACAAGAGCAGAGACACGAGGTCATTCAGAAACTGATCGAAC aactgGGCCAAGGAAAAAGTTACTGGAACAGACTTCGTTTTTTAGATACTTGTGAATTCATTATGGAACTGTTTTCAAAATCATTCTTTTGTAAATACTTCTTTTTACCTGTGCTTGAACTTACACATGACCCAGTGGCAAATGTCAG AATGAAGCTATGCTGTTTGTTGCCAAAAGTCAAATCTACTCTGAAGATTCCCACTGATAAACATTTACTTCAGCAGTTGGAATTATGTATAAGGAAACTTCTGTGTCAAGAGAAAGACAAAGATGTCTTGACTATTGTGAAAAGA aCAGTGTTAGAATTGGACAGAATGGAGATCTCTGTAGATGCT tttcAGAAAAGATTTTACGAAAATGATTTATTGGATCAAGAAAAAGAGAGGCAAGAACAACTCCTTTTGGAAGTG GAACAATTagaaaaagagaagcagaaaaatgaaggaagatCGACAAATATTAATGATAAAATGTTTGAAAAGAAGC gtaGAGACAGTAAAACATCATCAGTGTTGGCAAAAAGTATCAATCTCTCTATTTCTGGAAGCTCTTCTGGTACATCAGCAG gcaaagaagaaaaaaaatccaagctgGTTCGAAGCCAATCTTTCAGTACTCAAGTACTGCATCCAAAATACAGCAACATAGACAAGTGTCCTAA